The genomic stretch GTGTTTGACCCCAATCAGATCGTAGGCGACATCATGGTCTATATGGCCGGCTGGAGCTGGGCGTTCTTCATAGTGTACAACAAGCGGATGCTGGGCAAATACAGCGGCGTGGAGATTAGCTCGGCAGCGATCACAACATGTGCTTTTTGGCTCGTGCTGCCGACCTCCTACCTCTTCTATAAGGGTGCGGACTTCTCGATAGAGCCGGTCGGTTGGCTGATGATAATCTATCTGGGCCTGTTCTGCACATCCATCGCGACCCTGCTCTGGGCAATGGGCCTCGAAGGAGTCTCGGCCACCGCATCAGCGACCATAATGCTGATTGAGGTGCTGACCGCATTGGCATTGTCTATCGGCGTTCTCGGAGAGACCATGAGCGTCGCCGCCACCTTCGGAGGCGTTCTCGTCCTATTGGCGATTTTCATGGTGGCGGGGACGGGCATCGGTGAAAAAGAACCGGTCAAGTCCGCCTAGGCCTCTTCTGGCCGGCATGAGCGAACGCCCAAATCGAGCGATCAGCCTAACGTGCCCGCGTAGTCCGAGACGCCGTCTAATATCATCTGCACGGCATACGCAGACGCCAAGAGCCCCATGACCCTGGTCAGGGCTCTCGTGCCGGCCTTGCCGATGAGCTTGAAAATCAGGTCCGCGCGCACCAGAATAAGCGTGGAAACCAACATGACGGTGATTAGCGAAGCTATCACGAGCGGGATTTCTGATGTCCCCGAGAGGATGATGACGACAGACATTGCGCCTGGTCCGGCCAGCATGGGAGTGCCGAGCGGAACGAACGCCATGTCCTCGGGTAGCTGCTTCTCCTCGACCTCCTCTTCCCCCTTGCGCCTGGACCTGGGCGGGTCGCCCTCGTAGAGCATGCTGATACCTATGACGAGCAGGAGCAGTCCACCGGTTATGCGCAGCGCATCGATTGAGATGGACAGATAGTCGAGGATGGCCTTTCCGAGCACGGAGAAGACGATCAGGAGGGACGTCGCGAACAGAATCGAGTACCTCAGGGTCTTCATCCTGGCAGTCCTGTTCATGCTACCTGTCAGCGTTATGAAGAGCGGGAGCACGCTGAACGGGTCTATGATGATGAACATCGGAATGAACACGAGCAGGAACTCAACAGCCATTGGCACGAGCACGGTATTTCTGCTATGTTTCGCTCTCGCAAGTCTGGGCCGCAAACACCTTTACCACTGAGTCGCATTTGCCGCGCAAGAACATGCCTAGTGATTCCTCGCTCGAAAGGATATACGAGCGCATTGACAAAGACAAGGGCAGGCACATCGCGAACGTCACGAGACTGCTGAAGCAACCGAGCTCCAGCCAGCAAGACATAGGGATCAAGGAGTGCGCGGAGCTGGTCGCGAAGATGTACGAGGCCGCAGGTTGCGAGAAGGTCGAGATCGTCAAGACCAAGGGCAACCCGATCGTGTACGGCGAGTGCAAGGGAGAGTCGGAGAAGACGCTCATGGGCTACTTCATGTACGACACGATGCCCTACAACGAACCCGGCTGGAACCATCCCGCCATGGGCGCCAAGCTGGTCGACATGAAGCTCCCTGCCGGGAAGGTGAAGGCGATCGTCAACAGGGGTTCTGACAACACCAAAGGTCCCTTGGCCGCGTTCCTCAACTCGGTCGAGGCGAGCGACAAGGCCGTCGGGAGGCCCCCGTGCAATCTCATACTCGTGGCCGAGGGCGAGGAGGAGCTCGGGAGCCCGAACCTTCCGTCATATTTGCAGAAGGACAAGAAGAGGCTCTCGAGAGCTGACGCGTGCTATTTCCCCTACTTCGCCCAGGACTCGGACGGCGCCATGAACATCTACCTTGGCGTGAAGGGCGTTGTGTATTTCGAGCTTGAGTGTTCGGGCAAGAACTGGGGCAGGGGGCCGCAGGAGTTCGCGATACACAGCGCAAACAAGGCCTGGGTCGACAGTCCCGTCTGGCGCATGATTGACGCGCTCAAGACGATGACTTCGGACAACGGGAACAAGATCCTCATCGACGGATTCTATGACGATGTCGCTCCGCCGTCCGAGGAGGACAAGGAGGTGATTGCCGCGTCCGCCAAGACCTTCGATCCGAAGGCGACGAAGGACGCGATGAAGGTCAAGCGGTTCATGATTCCCGATGAGGAGAAGGCCGAGCTGCTGAGCTTGTTCACTTACGGCACGACCCTCAATATCGACGGTATCTGGGGCGGATGGATCGAGAAAGGATCGAAGACCATCCTGCCGCACAAGGTCACGTGCAAGATCGACATCAGAGTGGTGCCGAACCAGAAGAAGGACAAGATGATGCCGCTCGTTAGGAAGCACCTTGACAAGATGGGGTACAAGGACATCACGATGAGGGAGATAGACACCGGCTACGACTGGTGCAGGACGAGCGTGAAGGCTCCCGTCGTCCGGGCGTTCATCAGGTCGTTCAAGGCGTTCGGCGGCGAGCCCACCATTTGGCCGACCTCCGGAGGGTCCGTTCCGTTCTTCGTGTTCAACAGGATTCTGAAGCTCCCGTTCACGATGGGAGGCATGGGACACAGCGACCTCGCGCACAGTCCAAACGAATACATGGTCGTAGAGGGGAACGCTAAGATCGCGGGGTTGGCAGAGATCGAGAAGTTCATGGTCCACTTCATGAACGAGTTCGGTCAGTCTGTCTGAAGCGCCTTTCTGTACTCCTCGAGGACGACTCTGGCAGTGCTGTCCCAGGAGAACTCCTTCACTCTCTCCATTCCTGCATCGCCCATGCGCTTCCTGAGGACAGGGTCGTCCAGGAGCATGATGATCGCTCTAGACAGCGCCTTCACGTCCCCCGCATCCACGAGAATGCCGTCTACGCCGTCTCGGACGAGCTCGGGAATGCCCCCGACCCTCGAGGCGACGACCGGCTTGCCGCAGGCCATCCCCTCCATCAATGAAAGACCCCAGCCTTCAGTCTTCGACGGCAGGACCACAAGGCTGCAACCCGCGTAGAAACCTAGGAGCATCTCCTGGCTCACAGACTCGTGGAACTCGATGTTGTCGCTGATGCCGAACCGATCCGCCAGTTCTTTGAACCAGCGCTGTTCGTCCGTTCCCCTGAACCCGGTTTTCGCGACCGAGATCAGACGAGTACCCGGCATCTTCCCCACGACATGCACCATCGCATGGATGAGCTGCTCGAGACCTTTCCTGGGTTCGAGGCCGCCCACGAAGAGGATCGTCGGGGTCTTCGCTTCACGCGCGCGCGTCGCACTGAAATCGGATGCATCTATTCCGTTGTAAGTTACAATCGACTCGTACCCGTAGTCGCGCGCGAGAGCGTCCTTCCAGTAGTTCGAGACGACGAACCTGTGGTCTGCGTGGGCAACTGCCCTCTCCTCGAACTCAAACAGTCTTGGCTCGGCGAAATCGTCGATGTGATGAATGGTCCTGAAGATCGGTGCGGAGATCAGTCCCTTCGCCTTCATGCTTGCCAGGGACGTGCCTCCAACACAGTCCTGGGCGTGATATATGTCCGAGTCCCGCGGAAGGTTGTCCGAGTATGATCCGATCATCCGTTCTAGCCGCGTCATGAGCTCCGGGCTCCAATCGTACGGGAATATCTCGAACGGGACGGATACGTCGCGGAAGTATTTCTTGAGCGAGTTTGGGTCGTCCGACCTCGCCAGAGAAAAGAGCGTGACATCGACTCCGAAAGCCTTCAGGCGCTCCGCGAGTTTGAGCGCGTGCACGACACCTCCTCTTGGCCTCGTGCTGTATGTCAGCATCGCCACCTTCAATTCGGCATCTCCGGTCGCGGCAACGCAGTCTTGTGATAATTCCTTTCTCCCTGGAGGACAAGGACTCCTCGGAGATTGTTGCACGGAGTTGG from Candidatus Thermoplasmatota archaeon encodes the following:
- a CDS encoding MarC family protein, encoding MAVEFLLVFIPMFIIIDPFSVLPLFITLTGSMNRTARMKTLRYSILFATSLLIVFSVLGKAILDYLSISIDALRITGGLLLLVIGISMLYEGDPPRSRRKGEEEVEEKQLPEDMAFVPLGTPMLAGPGAMSVVIILSGTSEIPLVIASLITVMLVSTLILVRADLIFKLIGKAGTRALTRVMGLLASAYAVQMILDGVSDYAGTLG
- a CDS encoding DMT family transporter, translated to MVAREKKNAIFLTVLASLIWGTSFPGTKWGLGFVGNDVFFLFLRFLVACAITLSVVVYLGKLRLSIFKEPMMWVIGGFNAAGFVLQYVGLNDHTGYGTTASKTALLVDINVVAVAIISYFMFKERLGRIQTAGIVCGTVGVIFLTLNKDLVFDPNQIVGDIMVYMAGWSWAFFIVYNKRMLGKYSGVEISSAAITTCAFWLVLPTSYLFYKGADFSIEPVGWLMIIYLGLFCTSIATLLWAMGLEGVSATASATIMLIEVLTALALSIGVLGETMSVAATFGGVLVLLAIFMVAGTGIGEKEPVKSA
- a CDS encoding M20/M25/M40 family metallo-hydrolase yields the protein MPSDSSLERIYERIDKDKGRHIANVTRLLKQPSSSQQDIGIKECAELVAKMYEAAGCEKVEIVKTKGNPIVYGECKGESEKTLMGYFMYDTMPYNEPGWNHPAMGAKLVDMKLPAGKVKAIVNRGSDNTKGPLAAFLNSVEASDKAVGRPPCNLILVAEGEEELGSPNLPSYLQKDKKRLSRADACYFPYFAQDSDGAMNIYLGVKGVVYFELECSGKNWGRGPQEFAIHSANKAWVDSPVWRMIDALKTMTSDNGNKILIDGFYDDVAPPSEEDKEVIAASAKTFDPKATKDAMKVKRFMIPDEEKAELLSLFTYGTTLNIDGIWGGWIEKGSKTILPHKVTCKIDIRVVPNQKKDKMMPLVRKHLDKMGYKDITMREIDTGYDWCRTSVKAPVVRAFIRSFKAFGGEPTIWPTSGGSVPFFVFNRILKLPFTMGGMGHSDLAHSPNEYMVVEGNAKIAGLAEIEKFMVHFMNEFGQSV
- a CDS encoding glycosyltransferase family 4 protein: MLTYSTRPRGGVVHALKLAERLKAFGVDVTLFSLARSDDPNSLKKYFRDVSVPFEIFPYDWSPELMTRLERMIGSYSDNLPRDSDIYHAQDCVGGTSLASMKAKGLISAPIFRTIHHIDDFAEPRLFEFEERAVAHADHRFVVSNYWKDALARDYGYESIVTYNGIDASDFSATRAREAKTPTILFVGGLEPRKGLEQLIHAMVHVVGKMPGTRLISVAKTGFRGTDEQRWFKELADRFGISDNIEFHESVSQEMLLGFYAGCSLVVLPSKTEGWGLSLMEGMACGKPVVASRVGGIPELVRDGVDGILVDAGDVKALSRAIIMLLDDPVLRKRMGDAGMERVKEFSWDSTARVVLEEYRKALQTD